The Myxococcus guangdongensis genome has a window encoding:
- a CDS encoding exopolysaccharide biosynthesis protein — MSTTPSSSSAQFSDTQVQLSTTLRALAARLPESLTVRELMQACGEQGLLLFCCILTFPFLLPVSIPGVSTVFGALIVLIGIGVTLNRVPWLPRKLQDKMLSRASLQPALEKGADVFTKVDRLSKPRLLALTHGASTNRFNGFMLFVAGVLLMMPFGFVPFSNTLPALAALFFAIGILQRDGYAILLGHGMTVGTIVYFSALIFGAVQGGRSLASLMGG; from the coding sequence ATGTCCACGACGCCCTCTTCGTCCTCCGCCCAGTTCTCCGACACCCAGGTCCAGCTCTCCACCACGCTGCGCGCCCTGGCGGCGCGACTGCCCGAGTCGCTCACGGTGCGCGAGCTGATGCAGGCATGCGGCGAGCAGGGCCTCCTGCTCTTCTGCTGCATCCTGACCTTCCCCTTCCTGCTGCCCGTGTCCATCCCGGGCGTCTCCACCGTGTTCGGCGCGCTCATCGTGCTCATCGGCATCGGCGTGACGCTCAACCGGGTGCCCTGGCTGCCGCGCAAGCTGCAGGACAAGATGCTGTCGCGCGCGTCGCTGCAGCCCGCGCTGGAGAAGGGCGCGGACGTGTTCACCAAGGTGGACCGGCTGAGCAAGCCGCGCCTGCTCGCGCTCACCCACGGCGCCAGCACCAACCGTTTCAACGGGTTCATGCTCTTCGTCGCGGGTGTGTTGCTGATGATGCCCTTCGGCTTCGTGCCCTTCAGCAACACCCTGCCCGCGCTGGCCGCGCTGTTCTTCGCCATCGGCATCCTGCAGCGAGACGGCTACGCCATCCTCCTGGGCCACGGCATGACGGTGGGCACCATCGTCTACTTCAGCGCCCTCATCTTCGGCGCCGTCCAGGGTGGCCGCAGCCTGGCCAGCCTCATGGGGGGCTGA
- a CDS encoding MBL fold metallo-hydrolase translates to MALSASRRFVASLLLVTPVVTLAAPPPQVRTSSPGYYRMMLGDFEITALSDGTVTLPADTLLTNITPAEVKARLGRLGIDPGRVEASINAFLVHTGEHLVLVDTGSGTLFGPTMGGRLLSSLRAAGYQPEDIDAVLLTHIHGDHSCGLTLDGKPSFPNATVHVEQREADFWLDASHANHVAKEHHHGFQEAAAAFAPYLAAGRVKRFSGDTELFPGIRTLATPGHTPGHAFYVVESQGRQLRFWGDLIHAQDVQFPSPGVTIRFDLDSTAAARQRRKAMSDAAAKGYLVAAPHISFPGIGRVLADGKGFAWAPVHYSVAGLSP, encoded by the coding sequence ATGGCCTTGTCCGCCTCACGGCGATTCGTCGCCAGCCTGCTGCTCGTCACGCCCGTCGTCACCCTGGCCGCGCCGCCGCCGCAGGTCAGGACTTCATCGCCTGGCTACTACCGGATGATGCTCGGCGACTTCGAAATCACCGCGCTGTCCGACGGCACGGTGACCCTCCCCGCCGACACGCTGCTGACGAACATCACCCCCGCGGAGGTGAAGGCCCGGCTCGGCCGGCTGGGCATCGACCCGGGCCGCGTCGAGGCCTCCATCAATGCCTTCCTCGTGCACACCGGCGAGCACCTGGTGCTGGTGGACACCGGCTCGGGCACGCTCTTCGGCCCCACCATGGGTGGACGCCTGCTGTCGAGCCTGCGCGCCGCGGGCTACCAGCCCGAGGACATCGACGCCGTGCTGCTCACGCACATCCATGGAGACCACTCCTGTGGCCTCACCCTCGACGGCAAGCCGTCCTTCCCCAACGCCACCGTCCACGTGGAGCAGCGCGAGGCGGACTTCTGGCTCGATGCCTCCCATGCGAACCACGTCGCCAAGGAACACCACCACGGCTTCCAGGAGGCCGCCGCCGCGTTCGCGCCCTACCTCGCCGCGGGCCGCGTGAAGCGCTTCAGCGGAGACACCGAGCTGTTCCCCGGCATCCGCACGCTCGCCACGCCGGGGCACACGCCCGGCCATGCCTTCTACGTCGTGGAGAGCCAGGGGCGGCAGCTGCGCTTCTGGGGCGACCTCATCCACGCGCAGGACGTGCAGTTCCCCTCGCCCGGGGTGACGATTCGCTTCGACCTCGACTCGACCGCCGCCGCGCGTCAACGCCGGAAGGCCATGTCGGATGCCGCCGCGAAGGGCTACCTCGTCGCCGCGCCCCACATCTCGTTCCCTGGCATCGGCCGCGTGCTCGCGGACGGAAAGGGCTTCGCGTGGGCGCCCGTGCACTACAGCGTCGCCGGCCTGTCGCCTTGA
- a CDS encoding DUF2378 family protein has protein sequence MPPALDTREPLVFPQSFEGLIRALGDQLDERCVGRLKQVGINTQGKLAPAYPLEVWLGALKVAADTLAPQLPLEEGAAVVGRRFVEGFRGTLIGGPLLTTVRLLGPERMLARMTRNLRTGTNYLEATLELRGPGRYALTCRPVVVAGFYVGLFLAGLEASGARHPSVQVSRRQGEEAVYDIAWG, from the coding sequence ATGCCGCCCGCCTTGGACACCCGCGAGCCGCTCGTCTTCCCCCAGAGCTTCGAAGGACTCATCCGCGCGCTGGGAGACCAGCTCGACGAGCGCTGCGTCGGCCGGCTCAAGCAGGTGGGCATCAACACCCAGGGCAAGCTGGCCCCCGCCTACCCCCTGGAGGTCTGGCTGGGCGCGCTCAAGGTCGCCGCCGACACGCTCGCCCCCCAGCTCCCACTGGAGGAGGGCGCCGCCGTCGTGGGCCGCCGCTTCGTGGAGGGCTTCCGCGGCACGCTCATCGGCGGCCCGCTGCTCACCACCGTGCGCCTGTTGGGCCCCGAACGCATGCTCGCGCGCATGACGCGCAACCTGCGCACCGGCACCAACTACCTGGAGGCCACGCTCGAGCTCCGGGGGCCTGGCCGCTACGCGCTCACCTGCCGCCCCGTGGTGGTGGCGGGCTTCTACGTGGGCCTGTTCCTGGCGGGCCTGGAGGCCAGCGGCGCTCGCCACCCCTCCGTCCAGGTCAGCCGTCGGCAGGGCGAGGAAGCGGTGTACGACATCGCCTGGGGCTGA
- a CDS encoding serine/threonine-protein kinase → MRSIPLDAPQPRSEEPARLSGEGEVVGGRYRIMEFLGRGGAGTVWRAQDLLTGPVAIKRLHKTVEDLVRLPPGENTPSSAARHELALSLAHEFQTLASVRHPHVISVLDYGFDAENRPYLAMDLLEDARHLVKAGTHQPLDVQVDLLVQTLQALAYLHRRGIIHRDLKPANVLVARGQVKVLDFGLAVGREQVHRAQPGGTPGYLAPELFEDQPPSEVTDLFSVGAMACQMIFGRLPFDGKAPPAPAGFSAELHAVLERMVSKDARKRPRNADEVIAALCAATRRPLPAESVTTRESFLQAARYVGRARELSLLSSVLDAALMGRGGGLLVGGESGVGKSRLLDELRPLALVRGAVVLRGQAVAAGGSPYQEWRPVLRWLSILTPLDDREASVLKPLVPDLEAVLGRPVPDPADLGAEMAQARLLQVVEDIFARLTQPTVVLLEDLHWAHGESLLLLSRLAARATGLPLLLLGSFRDDEAPGLPTQLQALDVLRLPRLDAGEIAVLSESMIGPAGARPHLVELLRRETEGNPFFLVEVARALAEEAGGLDRLGDMPLPERVFAGGVRRLVRRRLEKVSASSRDLLRVAAIVGRQVDVTLLQHAAPGVDVERWLSYCAGAAVLDVADGHWRFAHDKLREGVLEELAAAERPLLHRRVAEAMEAAYGEGSARTAALCYHWGEAGDFAREVEYAQKAGEEALRVGACREALPFLARALERVSSKDALRQGHLEALLAEARFQLGELEVFRGHAERALRHFGWPVPTTRVGWAVGTLMQMAVRLVQSARPDAQGAESEERRRVRRVAGRLLMRLTDAFIYGQEALPVLWSGLRMLNLCEPAGASPELARGYTNMAVVAGTVPVRPVAEAWVGRAREVAERVGSPADLAYVLCRNAVYATYIARWAEVEAWLERATGIVDSVGDLRLAEECRALYTVVGCYQGKFQRGLPLMDWLENSARRRGALQTQHWALHYQAHIHLRLGDHLKARAALELTVVWTEAQGGLTDRIILDGTLALVRLREGDLVGARAAAEKALAKLTAGKSVAHFVYFGVTAVAEVLLTLWERDGGKDTSLVQSAREACRAVEGFARVFSFAEPAAKLWRGSEAWLSGDAPRAHAAWRDCVALAMAKGTAYEEARARLELARHLPSEDPSRGPHLTRALERFEQMGTRDDVARAKVLRGSGV, encoded by the coding sequence ATGCGTTCCATCCCACTCGATGCGCCACAGCCTCGTTCCGAGGAACCCGCGCGCCTGTCCGGCGAGGGTGAGGTCGTGGGCGGCCGCTACCGCATCATGGAGTTCCTGGGGCGGGGCGGCGCGGGCACGGTGTGGCGCGCGCAGGACTTGCTGACCGGCCCGGTCGCCATCAAGCGGCTGCACAAGACGGTGGAGGACCTGGTGCGGCTGCCGCCGGGGGAGAACACCCCGTCCTCGGCGGCGCGCCACGAGCTGGCGCTGTCGCTGGCGCACGAGTTCCAGACGCTCGCGTCGGTGCGCCACCCCCATGTCATCAGCGTGCTGGACTACGGCTTCGACGCCGAGAACCGCCCGTACCTGGCCATGGACCTGCTGGAGGACGCGCGGCACCTGGTGAAGGCCGGCACCCACCAGCCGCTCGACGTGCAGGTGGACCTGCTGGTGCAGACGCTCCAGGCGCTGGCGTACCTGCACCGCCGGGGCATCATCCACCGGGACCTGAAGCCCGCCAACGTGCTGGTGGCGCGCGGTCAGGTGAAGGTGCTCGACTTCGGGCTCGCGGTGGGGCGCGAGCAGGTGCACCGCGCGCAGCCGGGCGGCACGCCAGGCTACCTGGCGCCGGAGCTGTTCGAGGACCAGCCGCCCTCGGAGGTGACGGACCTCTTCAGCGTGGGCGCCATGGCGTGCCAGATGATCTTCGGGCGGCTGCCCTTCGACGGGAAGGCGCCGCCCGCGCCCGCGGGCTTCTCCGCCGAGCTGCACGCGGTGCTCGAGCGCATGGTGTCGAAGGACGCGCGCAAGCGGCCCCGGAACGCGGACGAGGTGATTGCCGCGCTGTGCGCCGCGACGCGCCGGCCGCTGCCCGCCGAGTCCGTCACCACGCGCGAGAGCTTCCTGCAGGCCGCGCGCTACGTGGGCCGCGCGCGCGAGCTGTCGCTCCTGTCGTCCGTGCTGGACGCGGCGCTGATGGGGCGCGGGGGCGGGCTGTTGGTGGGCGGGGAGAGCGGGGTGGGCAAGTCGCGCCTGCTCGACGAGCTGCGGCCCCTGGCGCTGGTGCGCGGCGCGGTGGTGCTGCGCGGCCAGGCGGTGGCGGCGGGCGGCAGTCCGTACCAGGAGTGGCGGCCGGTGTTGCGGTGGCTGTCCATCCTCACGCCGCTGGATGACCGCGAGGCGAGCGTCCTCAAGCCGCTGGTGCCTGATTTGGAGGCGGTGCTGGGGCGGCCGGTGCCGGACCCGGCGGACCTGGGCGCGGAGATGGCGCAGGCGCGCCTGCTGCAAGTGGTGGAGGACATCTTCGCGCGGCTGACGCAGCCCACGGTGGTGCTCCTGGAGGACCTGCACTGGGCCCACGGTGAGTCGCTGCTGCTGTTGTCCCGGCTGGCGGCGCGCGCCACCGGGTTGCCGTTGTTGCTGTTGGGCAGCTTCCGCGATGACGAAGCCCCGGGGCTGCCCACGCAGCTGCAGGCGCTGGACGTGCTGCGGCTGCCCCGGCTGGACGCGGGCGAAATCGCGGTCCTCAGCGAGTCGATGATTGGCCCGGCCGGCGCGCGCCCCCACCTGGTGGAGCTGCTCCGCCGCGAGACGGAGGGCAACCCGTTCTTCCTCGTCGAGGTGGCGCGGGCGCTGGCGGAGGAGGCGGGTGGGCTGGACCGGCTGGGGGACATGCCGCTGCCCGAGCGCGTCTTCGCCGGTGGCGTGCGGCGGCTGGTGCGCCGGCGGCTGGAGAAGGTGTCGGCCAGCTCGCGGGACCTGCTGCGCGTGGCGGCCATCGTCGGGCGGCAGGTGGACGTGACGCTGCTGCAGCACGCGGCGCCCGGCGTGGACGTGGAGCGGTGGCTGTCCTACTGCGCGGGGGCGGCGGTGCTGGACGTGGCGGACGGGCACTGGCGCTTCGCGCACGACAAGCTGCGCGAGGGCGTGCTGGAGGAACTGGCCGCCGCGGAGCGTCCCCTCTTGCACCGCCGCGTCGCGGAGGCGATGGAGGCGGCGTACGGCGAGGGCTCCGCGCGCACCGCGGCGCTCTGCTACCACTGGGGCGAGGCGGGCGACTTCGCGCGCGAGGTGGAGTACGCGCAGAAGGCCGGCGAGGAGGCCCTGCGGGTGGGCGCCTGTCGGGAGGCGCTGCCGTTCCTCGCGCGCGCGCTGGAGCGGGTGTCCTCGAAGGACGCCCTGCGGCAGGGCCACCTGGAGGCGCTGCTCGCCGAGGCGCGCTTCCAGCTGGGCGAGCTGGAGGTGTTCCGCGGCCACGCGGAGCGGGCGCTCAGGCACTTCGGCTGGCCGGTGCCGACGACGCGCGTGGGCTGGGCGGTGGGCACGCTGATGCAGATGGCGGTGCGGCTCGTGCAGAGCGCTCGGCCGGACGCGCAGGGCGCGGAGTCCGAGGAGCGGCGGCGGGTGCGGCGCGTGGCGGGGCGGCTGCTCATGCGGCTCACCGACGCGTTCATCTACGGACAGGAGGCGCTGCCGGTGCTCTGGTCGGGCCTGCGCATGCTGAACCTGTGCGAGCCGGCGGGCGCGTCCCCGGAGCTGGCGCGCGGCTACACCAACATGGCGGTGGTGGCGGGCACGGTGCCGGTGCGGCCGGTGGCCGAGGCGTGGGTGGGCCGCGCGCGGGAGGTCGCCGAGCGCGTGGGCAGCCCCGCGGACCTGGCCTACGTGCTGTGCCGCAACGCCGTGTACGCGACGTACATCGCGCGGTGGGCGGAGGTGGAGGCGTGGCTGGAGCGCGCCACGGGCATCGTCGACTCCGTCGGAGACTTGCGGCTGGCGGAGGAGTGCCGCGCGCTCTACACCGTGGTGGGGTGCTACCAGGGCAAGTTCCAGCGCGGCCTGCCGCTGATGGACTGGCTGGAGAACTCGGCGCGTCGTCGCGGGGCGCTCCAGACGCAGCACTGGGCGCTGCACTACCAGGCGCACATCCACCTGCGGCTGGGTGACCACCTGAAGGCCCGCGCGGCGCTGGAGCTGACGGTGGTGTGGACGGAGGCGCAGGGCGGGCTCACGGACCGCATCATCCTGGACGGCACGCTGGCGCTCGTGCGGCTGCGCGAGGGCGACCTGGTGGGCGCGCGCGCGGCGGCGGAGAAGGCGCTCGCCAAGCTCACCGCGGGCAAGTCGGTGGCGCACTTCGTCTACTTCGGCGTCACCGCGGTGGCGGAGGTGCTGCTCACGCTGTGGGAGCGCGACGGCGGCAAGGACACGTCCCTGGTGCAGAGCGCCCGCGAGGCGTGCCGCGCGGTGGAGGGCTTCGCCCGGGTGTTCTCCTTCGCGGAGCCCGCGGCGAAGCTGTGGCGCGGCTCGGAGGCGTGGCTGTCCGGGGATGCGCCGCGCGCGCATGCGGCGTGGCGTGACTGTGTGGCGTTGGCCATGGCGAAGGGCACCGCGTACGAGGAGGCCCGGGCGCGGCTGGAGCTGGCGCGACACCTGCCCTCGGAGGACCCGTCGCGTGGGCCCCACCTGACACGGGCACTGGAGCGCTTCGAACAGATGGGCACGCGGGACGACGTGGCGCGCGCGAAGGTGCTACGAGGCTCGGGTGTCTAG
- a CDS encoding SDR family NAD(P)-dependent oxidoreductase, with protein MKDSEEEPPETTGRRWALILGASSGTGAAIAHAVARKPGLDVFGVHRGRYADNAAQVERQVREAGRRARLWQADASTPEAAEAGVLALREEAGPRSVKLFVHSIAGASVGRFLSEGEDRLHTRRIRRTFDTMAHSFVYWTQALVAADMLAPGARLLGLQNSLDETHLSNTGLISASKAALEMYVRYLALELGAKGHRVNLLKFGTVLTPALKHVYSPEALARLEEAHARMNPAGRMCTVEEVADFVSVLVGDEAGWFNGATIDYSGGMTLRLLDLVLNP; from the coding sequence ATGAAGGACTCGGAAGAGGAGCCGCCAGAGACAACGGGGCGACGCTGGGCGCTCATCCTGGGGGCCTCCTCGGGCACGGGCGCGGCGATTGCCCACGCGGTGGCGCGAAAGCCCGGGTTGGATGTCTTCGGGGTGCACCGCGGGCGCTACGCGGACAACGCGGCGCAGGTGGAGCGGCAGGTGCGGGAGGCGGGCCGGCGCGCGCGGCTGTGGCAGGCGGACGCGTCCACGCCCGAGGCGGCGGAGGCGGGCGTCCTGGCGCTGCGGGAGGAGGCGGGGCCGCGCTCGGTGAAGCTCTTCGTCCACTCGATTGCGGGCGCCTCGGTGGGGCGCTTCCTGTCCGAGGGTGAGGACCGGCTGCACACGCGGCGCATCCGCAGGACGTTCGACACGATGGCGCACTCGTTCGTGTACTGGACGCAGGCCCTGGTGGCCGCGGACATGCTGGCGCCGGGGGCGCGGCTGCTCGGCCTGCAGAACTCCCTGGACGAGACGCACCTGTCGAACACGGGGCTCATCAGCGCGTCGAAGGCGGCGCTGGAGATGTACGTGCGCTACCTGGCGCTGGAGCTGGGTGCGAAGGGCCACCGGGTGAACCTGCTCAAGTTCGGCACGGTGCTCACGCCCGCGCTCAAGCACGTGTACTCACCCGAGGCGCTGGCCCGGCTGGAGGAGGCCCACGCGCGGATGAACCCCGCGGGGCGCATGTGCACGGTGGAGGAGGTGGCGGACTTCGTCAGCGTGCTCGTGGGCGACGAGGCGGGCTGGTTCAACGGCGCCACCATCGACTACAGCGGCGGCATGACGCTGCGGCTGCTGGACCTGGTGCTCAACCCGTGA
- a CDS encoding LysR family transcriptional regulator, with amino-acid sequence MSIRERDLRHVDLNLLVTFLVLLRERSVSQAARRLYLGQPAVSGALARLRELFEDALFIRTPKGMEPTAKALELERRLAPALERIQETMFEPPTFEPADTDRTFVLGMPDWVELWLGPALFASVREAAPRARLAIKPTDPFESTAMLERNEMDASILQTQETPPPAWLRRRPLRTLGMRCIYPRELKRGSKGLTLAEYTRHAHLMVSYRGVFESTIDTWLTSQGLRRTVAYSTTRFGTLPALLRSTRAIATVPEMLAEQWREEQGLQVSAVPVPLPEFSVSALWLATKDSDPGLQWLLGLAAQAVARTSASAAKGHR; translated from the coding sequence TTGAGCATCAGGGAGCGCGATTTACGCCACGTGGACCTGAACCTGCTGGTCACCTTCCTGGTGCTGCTGCGCGAGCGGAGCGTCTCGCAGGCGGCGCGGCGGTTGTACCTGGGACAGCCGGCGGTGAGCGGCGCGCTGGCGCGGCTGCGCGAGTTGTTCGAGGACGCGCTGTTCATCCGCACGCCCAAGGGGATGGAGCCCACGGCGAAGGCGCTGGAGTTGGAGCGCAGGCTCGCGCCGGCGCTCGAGCGCATCCAGGAGACGATGTTCGAGCCCCCCACGTTCGAGCCGGCGGACACCGACCGGACCTTCGTGCTGGGGATGCCGGACTGGGTGGAGCTGTGGCTCGGCCCCGCGCTCTTCGCGAGCGTGCGTGAGGCCGCGCCCCGCGCGCGCCTGGCCATCAAGCCCACGGACCCGTTCGAGAGCACGGCGATGCTCGAGCGCAACGAGATGGACGCGAGCATCCTCCAGACGCAGGAGACCCCGCCCCCGGCGTGGCTGCGGCGCAGGCCCCTGCGGACCCTGGGCATGCGCTGCATCTACCCTCGCGAGCTGAAGCGCGGCTCCAAGGGGCTCACCCTGGCCGAGTACACCCGCCATGCCCACCTGATGGTGAGCTATCGGGGCGTGTTCGAGAGCACCATCGACACGTGGCTCACGTCCCAGGGGCTGCGGCGGACGGTGGCCTACTCCACGACGCGCTTCGGCACCCTGCCGGCCCTCCTGCGCTCGACGCGCGCCATCGCCACGGTGCCGGAGATGCTCGCGGAGCAGTGGCGCGAGGAGCAGGGGTTGCAGGTCAGCGCCGTGCCCGTGCCGCTGCCGGAGTTCTCCGTGTCGGCGCTGTGGCTGGCGACGAAGGACAGCGATCCGGGGCTGCAGTGGCTGCTCGGGCTGGCGGCCCAGGCGGTGGCGAGGACCTCCGCGAGCGCAGCCAAGGGCCACCGGTGA
- a CDS encoding methyltransferase domain-containing protein, whose amino-acid sequence MSSGLKAGDVPLVTCPDCGGTLVFHGQEEEGRLTWGWLRCGGCGEPWPVKRGLARLYREDAVRGTDRLMRVIYDGLPALHDPLTTVLTPLLQSVSESKMRAGYLRRLELGALTPHADGTPLRILEVGVGAGANLPLIRRELVTGQEVEVWGVDLSEGMLGRCQQRLRKGSYPGVRLLMADGHTLPFREGLFDRVLSVGGIGNYRDPAAGLRELARVAKPGTPVVVVDEQLDAARRPSLLQRAAFRAITFYTRDAHCPRELLPARAQDVLEEQVSPFFYCLRFRMPEPVAAPITG is encoded by the coding sequence GTGTCTAGTGGCTTGAAGGCAGGGGATGTCCCGCTGGTGACGTGTCCGGACTGCGGCGGGACGCTGGTGTTCCACGGCCAGGAGGAGGAAGGGCGCCTGACGTGGGGCTGGCTTCGCTGCGGCGGCTGCGGCGAGCCGTGGCCGGTGAAGCGGGGCCTTGCGCGCCTGTACCGCGAGGACGCGGTGCGCGGCACGGACCGGCTGATGCGCGTCATCTACGACGGGCTGCCCGCGCTGCATGACCCGCTGACGACGGTGCTCACGCCGCTGCTCCAGTCCGTCTCCGAGTCGAAGATGCGCGCAGGCTACCTCCGCCGGTTGGAGTTGGGCGCGCTCACGCCGCACGCGGATGGGACGCCGCTGCGCATCCTGGAGGTGGGCGTGGGGGCGGGGGCGAACCTGCCCCTCATCCGCCGCGAGCTCGTCACCGGCCAGGAGGTGGAGGTGTGGGGCGTGGACCTGAGCGAGGGGATGCTGGGCCGCTGCCAGCAGCGCCTGCGCAAGGGCAGCTACCCGGGCGTCCGGCTGCTCATGGCGGATGGGCACACGCTGCCGTTCCGCGAGGGCCTGTTCGACCGCGTGCTGAGCGTGGGCGGCATCGGCAACTACCGCGACCCGGCCGCGGGCCTGCGGGAGCTCGCCCGCGTGGCGAAGCCGGGCACGCCGGTGGTGGTGGTGGACGAGCAGCTGGACGCGGCACGACGCCCCTCGCTCCTCCAGCGCGCTGCCTTCCGCGCCATCACGTTCTACACGCGCGACGCACACTGCCCTCGGGAGCTCTTGCCCGCTCGCGCCCAGGACGTGCTCGAGGAGCAGGTGTCGCCGTTCTTCTACTGCCTGCGCTTCCGGATGCCCGAGCCCGTCGCCGCGCCCATCACGGGTTGA
- a CDS encoding phospholipase D-like domain-containing protein, producing MRWWMACLVVAAVSVTGCPVACTKERPRVFQLKGEVGSRGPDFAVALYQTVGVRMAPGNQLTWTNNGDVFDVMVEELRRAKVSMNLVMFIWRPGRASDRLVEVMTERARAGVACRVLVDPFGSAGFEAEVKPKLEAAGCRAHLFRPLPADETLARNHRKVLVVDGRVGVTGGLAIQDEWLGHGLSPREYRDTNARVTGPVVEQMQQAFAENWQETTGELLPGEDFPTLSLPVPGLDGAGEGWAAFVGSTANPEVTRAERLTQLLVRAATKRLWIAQSYFTPNGPLSELLQERARAGVDVRVLAPGDINDQKFITVAQRATYDALWKAGVRVWEYQPSMMHAKTMLVDDRLVLVGSINYDPLSFNILEEGSLVLEDVDAAKQMEAFFLEDLSHAREVGATGQVSR from the coding sequence ATGCGGTGGTGGATGGCGTGCCTGGTGGTGGCGGCGGTGTCCGTGACGGGGTGTCCCGTCGCGTGCACGAAGGAGCGGCCGCGCGTGTTCCAGCTCAAGGGCGAGGTGGGCTCGCGCGGGCCGGACTTCGCGGTGGCGCTCTACCAGACGGTGGGCGTGCGCATGGCGCCGGGCAACCAGCTGACGTGGACGAACAACGGGGACGTGTTCGACGTCATGGTGGAGGAGCTTCGCCGGGCGAAGGTCTCCATGAACCTGGTGATGTTCATCTGGCGGCCGGGGCGGGCCTCGGACCGGCTGGTGGAGGTGATGACCGAGCGCGCCCGCGCGGGGGTGGCGTGTCGGGTGCTGGTGGACCCGTTCGGCAGCGCGGGGTTCGAGGCGGAGGTGAAGCCGAAGCTGGAGGCGGCGGGGTGTCGGGCGCACCTGTTCCGCCCGCTGCCCGCGGACGAGACCCTGGCGCGCAACCACCGCAAGGTGCTGGTGGTCGACGGGCGGGTGGGCGTCACGGGGGGCCTGGCCATCCAGGACGAGTGGCTGGGACACGGCTTGAGCCCGCGGGAGTATCGCGACACGAACGCGCGCGTGACGGGCCCGGTGGTGGAGCAGATGCAGCAGGCGTTCGCGGAGAACTGGCAGGAGACGACGGGGGAGCTGTTGCCGGGGGAGGACTTCCCCACGCTGTCGCTGCCGGTGCCGGGGCTCGACGGCGCGGGCGAGGGCTGGGCGGCGTTCGTGGGGAGCACGGCGAACCCGGAGGTGACGCGGGCGGAGCGGCTGACGCAGCTGCTGGTGCGCGCGGCGACGAAGCGGCTGTGGATTGCCCAGTCGTACTTCACGCCGAACGGGCCGTTGTCGGAGCTGCTCCAGGAGCGGGCCCGGGCGGGGGTGGACGTGCGGGTGCTGGCGCCGGGGGACATCAACGACCAGAAGTTCATCACGGTGGCGCAGCGGGCCACGTACGACGCGCTGTGGAAGGCGGGCGTGCGCGTCTGGGAATACCAGCCGTCGATGATGCACGCGAAGACGATGCTGGTGGATGACCGGCTGGTGTTGGTGGGGTCCATCAACTACGACCCGCTGTCGTTCAACATCCTGGAGGAGGGCTCGTTGGTGCTGGAGGATGTGGACGCGGCGAAGCAGATGGAGGCGTTCTTCCTGGAGGACCTTTCACACGCGCGTGAGGTGGGGGCCACGGGGCAGGTGTCTCGCTGA
- a CDS encoding SDR family oxidoreductase, producing the protein MTEPSRLLFVAGATGATGRNVVKQALERDVPLIAHVRPKSAETEPARSWPRKALVELVRGDELAEAMKGSTTVLQLIGTMRKRFGSGDTYETSDIGTTRHLVEAAKRVGVDHLVLLSSVGAGRPVGAYLKAKAEAERLVRESGIPWTVVRPPAFEGEYHHPPAILRALAKLPLLGGLRPIHLDQLAAVLLRVAERRAPLGAVLEGDSLWSEVAAAGK; encoded by the coding sequence ATGACCGAGCCCTCCCGTCTTCTCTTCGTCGCTGGAGCCACGGGGGCCACGGGGCGCAACGTGGTGAAGCAGGCGCTGGAGCGCGACGTGCCGTTGATTGCGCACGTGCGGCCCAAGAGCGCGGAGACGGAGCCGGCGCGGAGCTGGCCGCGCAAGGCGTTGGTGGAGCTGGTGCGCGGGGACGAGCTGGCCGAGGCGATGAAGGGGAGCACGACGGTGCTCCAGCTCATCGGGACGATGCGCAAGCGCTTCGGGTCCGGGGACACGTACGAGACGAGCGACATCGGGACGACGCGGCACCTGGTGGAGGCGGCCAAGCGCGTGGGCGTGGACCACCTCGTGTTGTTGAGCTCGGTGGGCGCGGGGCGGCCGGTGGGCGCCTATCTGAAGGCGAAGGCCGAGGCCGAGCGGCTGGTGCGCGAGAGCGGCATTCCGTGGACGGTGGTGCGTCCGCCCGCGTTCGAGGGCGAGTACCACCACCCGCCCGCGATCCTGCGCGCGCTGGCGAAGCTGCCGCTGCTCGGCGGGCTGCGTCCCATCCATCTGGACCAGCTGGCCGCCGTGCTGCTGCGCGTGGCGGAGCGGCGAGCACCGCTGGGCGCGGTGCTCGAGGGTGACAGCCTGTGGAGCGAGGTGGCGGCGGCCGGGAAGTGA